From a single Lactococcus allomyrinae genomic region:
- a CDS encoding YlbF family regulator gives MLIIDENLLEIDDLIDKLLVEFAKFPEVRAYRQAKVDFLDDEKLQEKIALLNENADFITFRPELKALQKEVNVDDKVYALRLAENDIQTILSVLTKKITSSISEKIIVDENLPLKGGGHRGRHHGTV, from the coding sequence ATGCTAATCATTGATGAAAATTTACTAGAGATAGATGACTTAATTGACAAATTACTTGTAGAGTTTGCTAAATTTCCCGAAGTTAGGGCGTATAGACAAGCTAAAGTGGATTTTTTGGATGACGAAAAACTCCAAGAAAAAATTGCACTATTAAATGAGAACGCAGATTTCATCACTTTTCGTCCAGAATTAAAAGCTCTGCAAAAAGAGGTTAATGTTGATGATAAGGTTTATGCATTGCGTTTGGCTGAAAATGATATCCAGACCATTCTGTCAGTACTGACAAAAAAAATTACAAGTAGTATTTCTGAAAAAATTATTGTTGATGAAAATTTACCATTGAAAGGAGGCGGACACCGTGGACGACATCATGGAACAGTTTGA
- a CDS encoding peptidylprolyl isomerase produces the protein MNKKKTSIIFGLLGIILVAAIAFLIYSANRKPADSSKNTSQTTQSTAKAADYPTDYTLHPAVKNSTKALNDLALPQLSTAVASDEAEVQIQTTAGNINIKLFPKIAPNAVQNFLVLAKHNYYKNNEFFRVIKDFMIQTGDPSNQGTGSASIFGGKPFDTEISNQLYNIRGALALANTGQPTSSSSQFFIVQNSQDMTSQIQDKSKYPQKIIDAYKKGGYPSLDGSYTVFGQVISGMDVVDKIASAEVQANSTSGEQSSPVHPEKITGVKIIKDWKF, from the coding sequence ATGAATAAGAAAAAAACTTCTATTATTTTTGGACTGCTTGGCATTATTTTAGTAGCAGCCATCGCATTTTTGATTTACTCTGCAAATAGAAAACCTGCTGATTCTTCAAAAAATACTTCTCAAACAACGCAATCGACTGCTAAAGCTGCTGATTATCCAACAGATTATACTTTGCATCCCGCAGTTAAGAATTCTACAAAGGCACTTAACGACCTAGCATTGCCTCAACTTTCAACGGCTGTAGCAAGTGATGAGGCTGAGGTGCAGATTCAAACAACTGCTGGAAATATTAACATTAAACTCTTTCCTAAGATTGCTCCTAATGCAGTTCAAAACTTCCTTGTCCTCGCCAAACATAACTATTACAAGAACAATGAGTTTTTCCGTGTGATTAAGGATTTCATGATTCAAACAGGTGATCCCTCTAATCAAGGAACGGGTAGTGCTTCGATTTTTGGTGGGAAACCTTTTGATACTGAGATTTCAAATCAGCTTTATAACATTCGTGGTGCGTTAGCTCTTGCTAATACTGGACAACCAACTTCTAGTAGCTCACAATTTTTCATTGTCCAAAATTCACAAGACATGACAAGTCAAATTCAAGATAAGAGTAAATATCCACAAAAAATTATTGATGCTTACAAAAAAGGGGGATATCCTAGTCTTGATGGTAGTTATACTGTCTTTGGACAAGTCATCTCAGGAATGGATGTTGTGGACAAGATTGCTTCAGCCGAGGTTCAAGCTAACTCAACAAGCGGTGAACAATCATCACCTGTTCATCCTGAAAAAATTACTGGTGTAAAAATCATCAAAGATTGGAAATTCTAA
- a CDS encoding YlbG family protein codes for MEQFDKKEIRPLEVPGRIAIYVYCNSYKGTRQLARFGDVAYTSQKAHYSLLYVDEAQLSELLPKLEELKFVKKVRVGHLKEMNKNFSEAFLLTNQEVKKELEA; via the coding sequence ATGGAACAGTTTGACAAAAAAGAAATTCGCCCATTAGAAGTGCCAGGACGAATAGCGATATATGTTTATTGTAATTCTTATAAGGGAACTCGCCAGTTAGCAAGATTTGGCGATGTAGCTTATACAAGTCAAAAGGCACATTACAGTTTGCTTTATGTTGATGAAGCACAACTTTCTGAACTCCTCCCAAAATTAGAAGAATTGAAGTTTGTAAAAAAAGTTCGTGTAGGACATCTTAAAGAGATGAATAAAAACTTTTCTGAGGCATTTTTACTGACAAATCAAGAAGTGAAAAAAGAACTTGAGGCATGA
- a CDS encoding GTP pyrophosphokinase, with protein sequence MFNWEEFLDPYIQTVGELKIKLRGVRKQYLKKGLYSPIEFVTGRVKRRESIINKAKMRGYTRDTLSEMEDIAGIRVMVQFVDDVWDVLELLRKRKDFKIVEERDYINHQKASGYRSYHVIIEYPIDTIEGFQIVNAEIQIRTLAMNFWATIEHSLNYKYGGLIPDDVKARLTNAAREAAQLDAEMGEIREDIQEAQLLFDRPQQKQDFKKENGEDNELW encoded by the coding sequence ATGTTTAATTGGGAAGAGTTTCTCGACCCGTATATCCAAACGGTCGGAGAATTGAAAATCAAGTTACGTGGAGTGCGTAAGCAATATTTGAAAAAAGGTCTATATTCACCTATTGAATTCGTTACAGGACGCGTCAAAAGACGTGAATCAATCATCAATAAAGCAAAAATGCGTGGTTATACTAGAGATACTTTATCTGAGATGGAGGATATTGCTGGTATCAGGGTTATGGTGCAGTTTGTTGATGATGTTTGGGATGTGCTTGAACTTTTGCGTAAACGTAAAGATTTCAAAATTGTTGAAGAAAGGGATTATATTAATCACCAAAAAGCTTCAGGTTATCGCTCTTATCATGTCATCATTGAGTATCCGATTGATACGATCGAAGGATTTCAGATTGTGAATGCGGAAATTCAGATTAGAACTTTAGCGATGAATTTTTGGGCAACAATTGAACATTCGCTGAATTACAAGTATGGTGGTTTAATTCCTGATGATGTTAAAGCACGTTTGACAAATGCTGCGAGAGAAGCTGCTCAACTTGATGCGGAAATGGGCGAGATTCGAGAGGATATTCAGGAAGCACAGCTACTCTTTGACCGTCCGCAACAAAAACAAGACTTTAAGAAAGAAAACGGAGAAGATAATGAACTTTGGTAA
- a CDS encoding amino acid permease has product MEQTTEGNRGLQNRHIQLIAIAGTIGTGLFLGAGKTIRMTGPSIIFAYIIIGIAMFFFLRTIGEMLYQDPSQHSFLNFVTKYAGTRIGYFTQWSYWLVLVFVCISELTAIGTYVQFWLPQIPLWLIEVVMLALLFSLNTLNARFFGETEFWFAIIKVAAILGMIVTAIILMISQFSYTTTIHHATIHGTVSFANILNGFQLFPRGVWNFIGALQMVMFAFTSMEFIGMTAAETVNPRKTLPRAINQIPIRILIFYVGALLAIMAIFDWNNVPADKSPFVMVFQLIGIKWAAALVNFVVLTSAGSALNSSLFSATRNMYALAKQHDRGGLTAFTKLSRHGIPLNALYLAGALALFAPILTLIPQIKNAFDFAASCTTNLFLIVYFITVFSFWKYRKSSDFDPNGFLTPKAKITVPLVVLVFAIVFISLFFNSETLYPAIGAVVWTVLFGLFSYFKKINPENLS; this is encoded by the coding sequence ATGGAACAGACTACAGAAGGAAATCGTGGACTGCAGAATCGTCACATTCAACTTATCGCTATCGCTGGAACAATAGGTACAGGACTATTTTTAGGTGCTGGAAAAACAATTCGCATGACTGGACCTAGTATTATCTTCGCTTATATCATCATTGGTATTGCAATGTTCTTTTTCTTGCGAACCATCGGTGAAATGCTCTATCAGGATCCTAGCCAGCACTCATTTCTAAATTTCGTTACCAAATATGCTGGAACTCGGATTGGTTATTTTACTCAATGGTCTTATTGGCTTGTTCTTGTGTTTGTTTGTATTTCAGAGCTTACAGCAATTGGAACTTACGTTCAATTTTGGCTACCACAAATTCCTTTATGGTTGATTGAAGTCGTCATGTTAGCCCTACTTTTTAGTCTTAATACACTCAATGCTAGATTTTTTGGTGAAACAGAATTTTGGTTTGCTATCATTAAAGTTGCAGCCATTTTAGGGATGATTGTTACCGCAATTATATTAATGATTAGCCAATTTAGCTATACAACAACGATTCATCATGCTACCATACATGGCACAGTATCATTTGCCAATATTTTAAATGGTTTCCAACTTTTCCCACGCGGCGTTTGGAATTTTATCGGTGCTTTACAAATGGTAATGTTCGCTTTTACCTCAATGGAATTTATTGGGATGACTGCCGCTGAAACAGTCAATCCTAGAAAAACATTACCACGCGCCATTAACCAAATCCCAATCCGTATCCTTATTTTCTATGTTGGCGCTTTACTTGCAATTATGGCAATTTTTGACTGGAATAATGTCCCAGCAGATAAATCTCCGTTTGTTATGGTTTTCCAACTTATCGGTATAAAGTGGGCAGCTGCATTGGTTAATTTTGTTGTCCTTACTTCCGCAGGATCAGCTCTAAACAGCTCTCTTTTCTCCGCAACAAGAAATATGTATGCTCTTGCTAAGCAACACGACAGAGGTGGTTTAACTGCCTTTACAAAGCTTTCAAGACATGGTATTCCGCTTAACGCTCTCTATTTAGCAGGTGCATTGGCTCTTTTTGCTCCAATCTTAACACTGATCCCTCAGATAAAAAATGCTTTTGATTTCGCAGCTTCATGCACAACAAATTTATTTCTTATCGTTTATTTCATCACTGTCTTTAGTTTTTGGAAATATAGAAAATCATCTGATTTCGACCCAAATGGTTTTCTTACTCCAAAAGCAAAGATAACTGTTCCTTTAGTCGTTCTAGTTTTTGCTATTGTCTTTATTTCACTCTTTTTCAATTCAGAAACACTCTATCCAGCGATTGGTGCTGTGGTCTGGACAGTTCTCTTTGGATTATTTTCTTACTTTAAAAAAATAAATCCTGAAAATCTTTCATAA
- a CDS encoding NAD kinase, giving the protein MNFGKKIWLIGNSSAKSKKTMDKLSKILKAEHFIFDDINPEIVISVGGDGTLLRAMHMYEYQLDKVRFLGVHTGHLGFYTDFTDEELFEVVEALYGENPAKAIRYPLIKVQVNFTDGYKIVRHVLNESTIRRASKTMVVDVRISDYLFERFRGDGLSIATPTGSTAYNKSIGGAVMHPRVKAMQIAEIASLNNVVYRTLGSPMIVAEKDTIRVCPAPEDDYSLTFDQLTFEYKNIESIEYSLDGTTISFANCAHTPFWERVSKSFIGEVE; this is encoded by the coding sequence ATGAACTTTGGTAAAAAAATCTGGCTCATCGGAAATTCAAGCGCAAAATCGAAAAAGACGATGGATAAATTGAGCAAGATTTTAAAAGCCGAGCACTTTATTTTTGATGATATTAATCCTGAGATTGTAATCTCTGTAGGTGGTGATGGTACTTTATTACGCGCGATGCATATGTATGAATATCAATTAGATAAAGTACGTTTTTTGGGAGTGCATACAGGGCATTTGGGTTTTTATACTGATTTTACAGACGAAGAGTTATTTGAAGTGGTTGAAGCATTGTACGGAGAAAATCCAGCAAAGGCGATTCGCTATCCTCTAATTAAAGTTCAGGTGAATTTTACAGATGGTTATAAAATTGTCCGTCATGTACTTAACGAATCAACGATCCGCAGAGCAAGTAAGACCATGGTAGTAGATGTACGAATCTCGGATTATTTATTTGAGCGTTTTCGTGGGGATGGTCTATCCATCGCGACACCAACAGGGTCAACGGCTTATAATAAATCAATCGGTGGTGCGGTCATGCATCCAAGAGTAAAAGCGATGCAGATTGCTGAAATTGCAAGTTTGAACAATGTTGTTTACCGCACTCTGGGTTCTCCTATGATTGTCGCTGAAAAAGATACGATAAGGGTGTGCCCTGCACCAGAAGATGATTATAGTTTAACCTTTGACCAGTTGACCTTTGAATATAAAAATATTGAATCAATTGAATATAGTTTGGATGGCACGACAATATCTTTTGCAAACTGTGCACATACTCCATTTTGGGAGCGAGTGAGTAAATCTTTCATCGGGGAGGTTGAATAA
- a CDS encoding RluA family pseudouridine synthase: MQFAFTNDIEGSMVKSMLGRHGVSKRLLAKIKFDGGLITVNGEEQNAIHKLHLGDVVTITTPNEPDNEFLVPDDIPLNILFEDEHYLVVEKPAGKPSITGSLHPTGAMSNAVKGYISRQNYANQTVHIITRLDRDTSGIMFFAKHRYAHALMVQHKFRDTLEKRYFALVNSEGLPDSGEIDLPIGRCDDSIIKRQVRRDEKAKTALTSFISADRKNNLALLDITLHTGRTHQIRVHFSHLGYPLIGDDLYGGNHDLLERQALHCHHLQFLHPFTDEMVHIELDMPEDMKRLLT; this comes from the coding sequence ATGCAATTCGCCTTCACGAATGATATTGAGGGAAGCATGGTCAAATCAATGCTTGGGCGACATGGCGTTTCAAAGAGACTGCTGGCAAAGATAAAGTTTGATGGCGGGTTGATTACGGTCAATGGTGAGGAGCAAAATGCGATTCATAAACTGCATCTTGGAGATGTTGTGACTATTACAACACCCAATGAACCAGACAATGAATTTTTAGTGCCTGATGATATTCCACTAAATATTTTATTTGAAGATGAACACTATTTAGTTGTTGAAAAACCAGCAGGTAAACCTTCAATTACAGGTTCTTTGCATCCTACAGGTGCGATGTCAAATGCTGTCAAAGGATATATTTCCAGACAAAATTATGCGAATCAGACAGTTCATATTATTACACGTCTTGACCGTGATACGAGTGGAATTATGTTTTTTGCCAAACATCGCTATGCTCATGCACTGATGGTACAACATAAGTTTCGTGACACTCTAGAAAAAAGATATTTTGCTCTTGTAAATAGCGAGGGACTTCCCGATTCTGGTGAGATTGACTTACCTATTGGTCGATGTGATGATTCTATCATTAAGCGTCAAGTGAGGAGGGATGAAAAGGCAAAAACAGCGCTGACAAGTTTTATCAGTGCTGACAGAAAAAATAATTTAGCTTTATTAGACATTACGTTGCACACAGGTCGTACCCATCAGATTCGCGTTCATTTTTCTCATCTGGGTTATCCACTTATTGGTGATGATTTGTATGGGGGCAACCATGATTTGCTTGAGCGTCAAGCACTTCATTGTCATCATTTACAGTTTTTACATCCTTTTACTGACGAAATGGTGCATATCGAACTTGATATGCCAGAAGATATGAAAAGATTACTGACATAA
- a CDS encoding DsbA family protein, which produces MLEIHYYFTPILDHLERFDQNDWHLHPIVTLPAAKELRDVEDLPKNVASLNACHDRLQKISLDYLTVTLYGRKQGRLFLLLLQDCLSEITVLEYTDQIRQKILKKLNISTSDFMEYRQFAKRHLSLDLKDFRENDFHASPSSLVITDKECLHMEKCSHLALQDYLYQIEKTA; this is translated from the coding sequence ATGTTGGAGATTCATTATTATTTCACTCCTATTTTAGACCATCTGGAGCGATTCGACCAAAACGATTGGCACTTACATCCCATTGTGACCCTGCCTGCTGCAAAAGAATTGCGTGATGTAGAAGATTTACCTAAAAATGTTGCATCGCTTAATGCCTGCCACGACCGTTTACAAAAAATCTCATTAGATTATCTTACTGTCACACTTTATGGACGGAAACAAGGGCGACTGTTTTTGTTGCTCCTTCAAGACTGTTTGTCTGAAATAACGGTATTGGAGTATACTGACCAAATACGTCAAAAGATTTTAAAAAAACTAAACATATCGACGTCAGATTTTATGGAATATCGACAATTTGCAAAAAGGCATTTGTCATTAGACTTAAAAGATTTCAGGGAAAATGATTTTCATGCTTCACCCTCTAGTCTTGTCATTACTGACAAAGAATGTTTACACATGGAAAAATGCTCTCATCTTGCCTTACAAGATTATCTCTATCAAATTGAAAAAACTGCCTAA
- a CDS encoding CYTH domain-containing protein, whose amino-acid sequence MSTNLEIEYKSLLSLAEYDQLKKLFTHITPVRQTNHYLDSKDFKLRKKKLALRIRTFDKSAEMTLKVPQEVGNIEYNIALTLEEAQQLLGERNIICGDTDLSEICELLTARDINLEEITLIGSLTTIRYEQQLPIGLAALDKNDYLGHTDYELELEVEDNTQGKKDFFDFLEKNRVEYRFSKSKVVRFLDCLRHLRK is encoded by the coding sequence ATGAGTACGAACTTGGAGATTGAGTATAAATCGCTGCTCTCTTTAGCAGAATATGACCAGTTAAAGAAGCTATTTACACATATTACCCCTGTTAGGCAGACGAACCATTATTTGGATTCTAAAGATTTTAAACTACGTAAAAAAAAGCTTGCTTTACGTATTCGGACTTTTGATAAATCCGCTGAAATGACATTGAAGGTGCCACAAGAAGTTGGAAATATCGAGTATAATATTGCTCTTACTCTTGAAGAAGCACAACAATTATTAGGTGAGCGAAATATCATTTGTGGGGATACCGACCTTAGTGAAATTTGTGAATTGCTTACCGCGCGCGATATTAATCTAGAAGAAATCACACTGATTGGTAGTCTGACGACGATTCGCTATGAGCAGCAACTTCCCATTGGACTTGCTGCGTTAGATAAGAATGACTATCTCGGACACACCGATTACGAATTAGAGCTTGAAGTAGAAGATAATACACAAGGAAAGAAAGACTTCTTTGACTTTCTTGAAAAAAATCGTGTTGAGTATCGTTTTTCAAAATCAAAAGTCGTTCGTTTTTTAGATTGTTTGCGTCATTTGCGTAAGTAG
- a CDS encoding amino acid permease: MKINENTETQTPNRGLQNRHIQLIAIAGTIGTGLFLGAGKSISLTGPSIIFVYLIIGALMFVLLRAIGEMLYQDPSQHSFLNFVSRYLGGKPGYFIQWSYWLVVIFMAMAELTAIGTYINFWLPQFPIWLSEVFVLALLTALNTLNSKFFGETEFWFGMIKIVAIIGLILTAIILIFSHYHTGSNTVSLTNITHNFHLFPNGISKFFESFQMVMFAFVAMEFIGMTAAETANPKPTLKKAINQIPLRIILFYVGALLAIMSIYRWQDIPADKSPFVMIFELIGIKWAAALINFVVLTSAASALNSALFSTTRNLYSLSTINGDKILKPFTKFSKSGIPINALFFTSLLIFLTPFISMIPAVSNGFVFITSVATNLFLVVYLMTLVAYLKFRKSPDFDPKGFILPGAKVLVPIAILGFGLIFISLFFFKETLVPAIGSVIWIVVFGLITTFRKAKTVG, encoded by the coding sequence ATGAAAATAAATGAAAATACGGAAACACAAACACCAAACCGAGGACTCCAAAATCGACATATCCAATTAATAGCGATTGCTGGAACAATCGGTACAGGTCTATTTTTAGGTGCTGGAAAATCTATCAGCTTGACTGGACCTTCAATTATCTTTGTTTACCTTATCATTGGTGCATTAATGTTTGTACTTTTACGTGCAATTGGAGAAATGCTTTATCAAGACCCCAGTCAACACTCATTTTTGAACTTTGTTTCTCGATACCTGGGAGGAAAGCCTGGTTATTTCATCCAGTGGTCTTACTGGCTTGTCGTCATTTTCATGGCTATGGCAGAACTAACAGCGATTGGAACTTATATCAACTTCTGGTTGCCTCAGTTTCCCATTTGGTTGAGTGAAGTTTTCGTTTTGGCTCTGTTAACTGCACTCAATACACTTAATTCTAAGTTTTTTGGGGAAACAGAGTTCTGGTTTGGGATGATTAAGATTGTAGCAATTATTGGTTTAATTTTGACCGCTATTATTTTGATTTTTAGTCATTATCATACAGGTTCAAATACGGTTAGTTTAACAAATATTACCCACAATTTTCATCTCTTCCCCAATGGAATTTCCAAATTTTTTGAAAGTTTCCAAATGGTAATGTTTGCCTTTGTAGCTATGGAATTCATCGGAATGACTGCCGCTGAAACTGCCAATCCCAAACCAACACTCAAAAAAGCAATTAACCAGATTCCACTGCGCATTATTTTATTTTACGTCGGTGCCTTACTTGCAATCATGAGTATTTATCGTTGGCAAGATATTCCTGCTGATAAGTCACCATTTGTTATGATTTTCGAGCTTATTGGGATTAAATGGGCAGCTGCTCTAATTAATTTCGTTGTCCTAACTTCAGCGGCTTCTGCTTTAAACTCTGCTTTATTTTCAACAACTCGTAATCTTTACTCACTCTCAACAATCAATGGTGATAAAATCTTAAAACCATTTACAAAATTCTCAAAATCTGGAATTCCTATAAATGCACTATTTTTCACATCATTACTCATCTTTTTAACTCCTTTCATTTCAATGATTCCTGCCGTTTCTAATGGTTTTGTGTTCATCACAAGCGTTGCGACTAATCTTTTTTTGGTCGTCTATCTTATGACTTTAGTGGCTTATCTCAAATTTAGGAAATCTCCTGATTTTGATCCTAAAGGATTTATACTTCCAGGGGCAAAAGTCCTAGTTCCTATTGCAATACTTGGTTTTGGACTCATCTTTATCTCTCTTTTCTTCTTTAAGGAGACACTTGTTCCAGCAATTGGTTCAGTCATTTGGATTGTTGTTTTTGGACTTATCACTACATTTAGAAAAGCAAAAACAGTTGGATAA